The genomic stretch TTTGTATTGACATAATTAGCTCCTTTTTTATATTAACCCCGATTATTCACCCCAGAATCAATAACTAACAAATTGTCAAACATTACTTACGGTATGAATAATCGGGGTTAACCCCTCTTTTTAAGTTTTCGAGATTAATTAAGATAAATTTCAGGCGATTTTATTTTTTTCTCAAAAGAGGGACTGTTTAATTTTGATTAATAGAAAATTTTATAGGGATCGGAATTAAACATTTCACAAAAAAGCTAGTGGTTTGAGATAGAACTCAACAAGGCTTCAAAATGTTTAACCGTATTTGGTAACTCCAAGAAAACTTCTTCTGCTGTCTTTTCATAATATGTATGACTTGTTTCATTTCGCATGTCAACAATATCCAACCATGCTTCATCATAAGTTATTATTCCTTGCCGATACGCTTCACGAAAACATTCTTTTGGAGAAGCACAAACAATCCCCTTTTTATCTTCCAGATATGCTTTTAATGCTTTCCATGAAAGGTCAAGTGTAAACTCAAATCTTTGAATGGCAGAATCACGAACAATGTCATTTCTTGGTATATTTAAAACTTCTTTGAGACGTAAAAGAGCCCTTGAAAATTGTTGAACTAAAGCTTCAGTTTTTGTCATGTTTTTTGAAATTATAAGATTTTCTCGATATTTTGTAAAGCTATTTTTTTAAAGTCAGAAGAGACATTTTTAAAATCCACAAAATCTATTTTATACAGTATTCTAATGTTTTTCATCTCTTCTCTTATATTTCTCATTATTTCTCTTGAAATCTTTTCTTCTCCTTCTATGCCTATATCAATGTCAGATCTGTCATCTTTTGCCCCAATAACACGAGAACCAAAAAAGAAAATTTTATATTTAGAAACATCCAAATACTTTTCAAGAATGCTTAAAATATCTTTTTTTATCTTTAAAACAGGATAATTCTTTAGATACATATTGTGTAATATTATCATCAAAGATAAAGGTTGGCAATTTTTCCCGTGATACAAATTGTTAACCCCGATTATCCTAATCGGGGTTAAATTCTTACCGAAATGCCTTTATCCTGTAAATATTCTTTGATTTGCCGAATTGTGAATTCTTTGTAGTGTAAAAGAGAAGCAAGGAGAGCAGCATCGGCTACCCCTTCATCAAAGGCAGCATAAATGTGTTCAAGTTTTCCGGCGCCACCTGAGGCGATAACCGGAATTGAAACCGCGTCGGAAATCGCACGCGTTAATTCCAAATCATAACCATCTTTCGTCCCATCCTTATCCATCGAAGTCAAAAGTATCTCACCCGCGCCCAATTCTTCCCCTCGCTTCGCCCATTCAACGGCATCAATCCCTGTCGGAGTCCTTCCCCCATGGATATAAACCTCCCATGTTTGATCTCGTCCCTCGTCCTTCGACCCTCGTCCTTCTTGATTTTTCGCATCAATCGCCAAAACAATGCACTGCGCCCCAAACTGAAATGAGGCCTCTTTTATAAACTCAGGTCTTTTAACCGCCGCAGTATTAACGGAAACCTTATCAGCGCCAGAAAAGATCAATTCTCTTATTGTCTCAATATTGTTAATCCCTCCGCCAACTGTAAAGGGGATATAAATACTCTCAGCTACTTTTTTAATAACATCGAGCATTATATAACGTTTTTCATGAGAGGCTGTGATATCAAGGAAGACAAGCTCGTCAGCTCCTTCTTTATCATAGATGATCGCTTGTTCAACAGGATCGCCAGCGTCTTTTAAGTTGATAAAATTGACCCCTTTTACAACTCTCCCTTCTTTGACATCAAGGCACGGGATTATTCTTTTGGCTAACATCTATATCCCTCTTTTTTTAAAATTTCACGTTTAGCGCTTCTTCCACTTGCAAACCCGCCTATTGTACCATCTTTTCGAATTACTCGATGGCATGGAATCTCTTTTGATCGATTTTTGTTTAGAGCATTGCCGACCGCGCGGGCTGATTTTGGATTTCCAATTTGAATTGCGACCCATTCATAAGAGCGGGTCTCCCCTTTCGGAATTTTTTTGACAGTTTCGTAGACTTTTTGCTGGAACTTAGTCATTAAAATTTATAGTAATGTCTCATTTAGTTTTTCAAACAAAGGGAGATATTTCTTTATTTTAGAATAGACATCTTCCGCCATAGATTCCTTGTAAAGATGTGAAGTCTGATTCCTAGTATCAACCATATCAAGCCAAAGTGGATCGTCGGAAATAAGCCCTGCTTTAAATGCAGTTCTTATTACATCTTTTGGGAAATTTATCTCGATTACCCCTTTTTCCTTTAGATAAGCTTTCATCCCTTTCCAGGCCAATTCATAAGTAAATTCAAACCTTTGTATAGCTGAATCTCTGATATATTCGTCTTTTTTCTTTGTCATAACATCCTGCAAGCGTAAAAGGGCTTTTTTATATTGAGAGACCAGATTTTCAAATTTATCGTTCATAAATCACCTCTATATTTTTTAACGCCACTTTTTTAAACTCGGAATCAACTTGGCTAAAATCAACAATTTCAATCTTTTGCATTACAGGTAAATTGTCCATATCTTGTTGTATGTCAAGTTTTGTTTCCGAAGAAATTTTTTTCCCTGCGTCTATTCCAACATCAAAATCAGAACGGGAAGTTGCATCTCCGTTTACTTGTGAACCAAAATAGAAAACTTTATAGTGCTGTAAATTTAAATGTTTCTTTACGCTTTCTATCAACGCTTGAGTTATTTTCTCTTTAATGCTCATATGTCATATACTAACAAAAAAAAGCGCACTAAAACAACAGGCTAAACCGACTTAACCGGTCTAACATATTTTTCAATCATCTCTTTAGAATAATTAATAATATTCTCAATTGGAAAATCAACTTCCTTGCAAACATCCAAAGCATAGTCAAATTTGCCAACCATTGTGGCAATGTGGGAATCAGTCCCTAGGCAAATATTTCCCCCTACCCTTTTTACCTCTTTTAGTATTTGAACAATTCTATCTTTTGTCCCCGGACGACTCAAATATGAACTATTATTTACTTCTATTAAGATATCTTTTTCTTTTGCTGCTTCTGCCAATCTTTTAAAATTAACTGGAAACTGCGCGTTTTCCGGATGAGCAATCGCGCAAAGATGGGGATTATCCATCGCTTTTATCATTGCATCCGTGTTTTTCTCTTCCCCTTGGTTTTCATAACCACAGCGAGGATGAAATGTCGCAAGAACAAAATGTATCCTGCTAAAAATCTCATCATCAAGATCGAGTTTCCCTTCGCTGTTGATAATGTTTGCTTCAATCCCTCTTAGTATTTTCACGCCATCAATTTCAAGCGGTATCATCTGGAGATTGCAGAAATAATAATAGTGAGGTCCATCGGGCATCGCGGGACCATGATCGGTAATAGCAATATACTTTAATTTTCTCTTTTTTGCTTCTTTGATATATTCTAAAATAGTGGAATAAGCATGACCGGAAGCCACTGTATGGATATGCAGATCTGCAATTAGTTTTTTCTTTTCTCGTCCTTCGTCCTTTCGTCCCTCATCCATCTTCACTTCATCAGCTCATCGGGAATATCAAAATTAGAATGGACAGCCTGGACATCATCCAGTTCTTCAAGTTTTTCAACAAGGTTCATGGCTTTACGGGCATCGTCGCCTGACAATGCAACCGTAGTAGAAGGGATCATTGTAACTTCGGCATTTTCGGGTTCATATCCTTTTAATTTTAAAGAATCCCTTATCTGTTCAAATTTTTCCTGCGAAGTAATTACTTCTATAGAAGAGTCGTCAAGTTTTATGTCTTCTGCTCCCGCGTCGATTGCTTCCATCGAAAGGGTATCGGCATCAACTTTTGATTTGTCAAAAGAGATAGTTCCAAGCCTTTTGAAAATATAAGAGACACATCCAGCACTCCCCAAATTTCCTCCCACTTTTGAAAAGACAGTCCTAACATCGCCAAGTGTCCTGTTTTTGTTGTCAGTCATACATTCGATTAGAATTGCAACTCCCGCGGGACCGTATCCTTCATAAGTTATTTCTTCCATAACCGCGGCATCAGGCCCTGCCGCCCTATCGATCGCCCTTTTTATGTTGTCATTTGGCATATTGGCCGCTTTTGCTTTGTCGATGACAAGACGGAGACGGGGATTTCCGGACGGATCAGGTCCGCCAACTTTTGCTGCAGTTGTCAATTCACGAATAATTTTGGTAAAGACTTTACCACGGGCGGCATCGGTTTTTGCTTTAGCCCGTTTAATTGTCGCCCATTTACTGTGACCTGACATGGTTTTAGTTTACAAGATTTTTTGGGGAAAATCAATTGCTTGGATGTATTAATAATGTTATCATAAACAAAATTATTTTTGGGAGGTTACTTATGAAAAAGTTCTTGTTTCTTTTTTGTCTCTTTTCTCTTTTTTTTACAATTATTCCAACAAAAACCATAGCCGAAAATGTTGATGTAGTTTTAGATAAGAACGACGCATCCAGCTCTTTTGTTATAAAAGATTCTACAAAACAAAAGCTTATGTCAATAAACACTGACTCAAGGTCTATTGGTCTACATTGTTCTACTGAGGGATCAAATTCTTTGGCTTTAGGGGGAGCATATACTACTGCAACAAAATTATTATCTGTTGCGCTAGGCTCATATATATCAGCAGAAGCTAATCATGCTTTTGTTATTGGAGTCGGATCAAATGCTGCAAATCGTCTCAC from candidate division WOR-1 bacterium RIFOXYB2_FULL_36_35 encodes the following:
- a CDS encoding transcriptional regulator — encoded protein: MSGHSKWATIKRAKAKTDAARGKVFTKIIRELTTAAKVGGPDPSGNPRLRLVIDKAKAANMPNDNIKRAIDRAAGPDAAVMEEITYEGYGPAGVAILIECMTDNKNRTLGDVRTVFSKVGGNLGSAGCVSYIFKRLGTISFDKSKVDADTLSMEAIDAGAEDIKLDDSSIEVITSQEKFEQIRDSLKLKGYEPENAEVTMIPSTTVALSGDDARKAMNLVEKLEELDDVQAVHSNFDIPDELMK
- a CDS encoding imidazole glycerol phosphate synthase subunit HisF codes for the protein MLAKRIIPCLDVKEGRVVKGVNFINLKDAGDPVEQAIIYDKEGADELVFLDITASHEKRYIMLDVIKKVAESIYIPFTVGGGINNIETIRELIFSGADKVSVNTAAVKRPEFIKEASFQFGAQCIVLAIDAKNQEGRGSKDEGRDQTWEVYIHGGRTPTGIDAVEWAKRGEELGAGEILLTSMDKDGTKDGYDLELTRAISDAVSIPVIASGGAGKLEHIYAAFDEGVADAALLASLLHYKEFTIRQIKEYLQDKGISVRI
- a CDS encoding nucleotidyltransferase, which translates into the protein MTKTEALVQQFSRALLRLKEVLNIPRNDIVRDSAIQRFEFTLDLSWKALKAYLEDKKGIVCASPKECFREAYRQGIITYDEAWLDIVDMRNETSHTYYEKTAEEVFLELPNTVKHFEALLSSISNH